Proteins from one Gorilla gorilla gorilla isolate KB3781 chromosome Y, NHGRI_mGorGor1-v2.1_pri, whole genome shotgun sequence genomic window:
- the SRY gene encoding sex-determining region Y protein: MQSYASAMLSVFNSDDYSPAVQQTIPAHRRSSSFLCTESCNSKYQCETGENSKGSVQDRVKRPMNAFIVWSRDQRRKMALENPRMRNSEISKQLGYQWKMLTEAEKWPFFQEAQKLQAMHREKYPNYKYRPRRKAKMLPKNCSLLPADPASVLCSEVQLDNRLYRDDCTKATHSRMEHQLGHLPPINAASSPQQRDRYSHWTKL, from the coding sequence ATGCAATCATACGCTTCTGCTATGTTAAGCGTATTCAACAGCGATGATTACAGTCCAGCTGTGCAACAGACTATTCCCGCTCACCGGAGAAGCTCTTCCTTCCTTTGCACTGAAAGCTGTAACTCTAAGTATCAGTGTGAAACGGGAGAAAACAGTAAAGGCAGCGTCCAGGATCGAGTGAAGCGACCCATGAACGCATTCATCGTGTGGTCTCGCGATCAGAGGCGCAAGATGGCTCTAGAGAATCCCAGAATGCGAAACTCAGAGATCAGCAAGCAGCTGGGATACCAGTGGAAAATGCTTACTGAAGCCGAAAAATGGCCATTCTTCCAGGAGGCACAGAAATTACAGGCCATGCACAGAGAGAAATACCCGAATTATAAGTATCGACCTCGTCGGAAGGCGAAGATGCTGCCGAAGAATTGCAGTTTGCTTCCCGCAGATCCCGCTTCGGTACTCTGCAGCGAAGTGCAACTGGACAACCGGTTGTACAGGGATGACTGTACGAAAGCCACACACTCAAGAATGGAGCACCAGCTAGGCCACTTACCGCCCATCAACGCAGCCAGCTCACCGCAGCAACGGGACCGCTACAGCCACTGGACAAAGCTGTAG